Within Streptomyces roseirectus, the genomic segment CGTCTGGGCCGGCCGCCAGACCAAGGACGCCTCCGACTTCTACGCGGGCGGGCGCCAGTTCACCGGCTTCCAGAACGGCCTCGCCGTCGCCGGCGACTACATGTCCGCCGCCTCCTTCCTCGGTATCGCGGGCGCCATCGCCCTCTTCGGCTACGACGGCTTCCTCTACTCCATCGGCTTCCTGGTCGCCTGGCTCGTCGCCCTCCTCCTGGTCGCCGAACCCCTGCGCAACTCCGGCCGCTACACCATGGGCGACGTCCTCGCCTACCGGATGCGCCAGCGCCCGGTCCGGACCGCCGCCGGCACCTCCACCATCGTCGTCTCGATCTTCTACCTGCTCGCGCAGATGGCCGGCGCCGGCGTCCTCGTCTCGCTGCTGCTCGGCATCACCAGCGACACCGGCAAGATCGCCATCGTCGCCCTCGTCGGCGTCCTGATGATCCTGTACGTCACCATCGGCGGCATGAAGGGCACCACCTGGGTCCAGATGGTCAAGGCCGTCCTGCTCATGGCGGGCGCGCTGCTGCTGACGTTCCTGGTGATGCTCAAGTTCGACTTCAACATCTCCGACCTGCTCGGCACCGCCGCCGACAACAGCGGCAAGGGCGCCGCGTTCCTGGAGCCCGGCCTCAAGTACGGCCTCACCGGCACCACCAAGCTCGACTTCATCTCGCTCGGCATCGCGCTGGTCCTCGGCACCGCCGGGCTCCCGCACATCCTGATCCGCTTCTACACGGTGCCCACCGCGCAGGCCGCCCGGAAGTCCGTCCTGTGGGCCATCGGTCTCATCGGCGCCTTCTACCTGATGACCCTCGCCCTCGGCTTCGGCGCGGCGGCCCTGATCAGCAACGCCGAGATCACCGCGTCCAACAAGGCGGGCAACACGGCCGCGCCACTCCTCGCACTCCATCTCGGCGGCGTCGACTCCAACTGGGGCGCGATCCTGCTCGCCAGCATCTCCGCCGTCGCCTTCGCGACGATCCTCGCGGTGGTCGCGGGGCTCACGCTGGCCTCCTCGTCGTCCTTCGCGCACGACATCTACGCCAACGTCATCAAGAAGGGCCAGGCCAGCGAGAAGGAGGAGATCCGGGCCGCCCGCTGGGCCACCGTCGGCATCGGCGCGGTATCGATCCTGCTGGGCGCCCTCGCGCGAGACCTGAACGTCGCGGGGCTCGTCGCCCTCGCCTTCGCGGTCGCCGCGTCCGCGAACCTGCCCACCATCCTCTACAGCCTCTTCTGGAAGCGGTTCACCACCAGCGGCGCCCTCTGGTCCATCTACGGCGGCCTGATCAGCGCCGTCGGCCTGGTGCTGTTCTCGCCGGTCGTCTCCGGCAAGGCGACGTCGATGTTCCCCGACGTCGACTTCCACTGGTTCCCGCTGGAGAACCCCGGCATCATCTCGATCCCCGTCGGCTTCCTCCTCGGCATCGTCGGCACCTACCTCTCGAAGGAGGAGCCCGACAAGAAGAAGTACGCCGAGCTGGAGGTCCGCTCCCTCACGGGCACCGGCGCGCACTGACGCCGACGCCCGTCCCAGAAGGGCCGTGCCGCACCCCCTCCGGCGGCACGGCCCTTCGCACGTCCGGATCGCATGTCCGGCGGCCGGTGATCGTCGGCACTGGAGCGTTGTCAGTGGTGTCACGTAGGCTCATTGGTAACGGAAAGGCAATTCCGAGAAGCGGCTTCACCGAGGCGAGGGAGGGGCCCACGTGCTCATCGACACCTACGGCCGGACGGCCACCGACCTGAGAGTGTCCCTGACGGACCGCTGCAACCTGCGGTGCACGTACTGCATGCCCGAAGAGGGCCTGCAGTGGCTCGCCAAGCCCGACCTCCTCACGGACGACGAGATCGTCCGCCTGGTGGACATCGCCGTCCGCCTCCTGGGCGTCACGGAGGTCCGCTTCACCGGCGGCGAACCCCTCCTGCGCCCCGGCCTCACCGGCATCGTCGAGCGCGTCGCGGCCCTCACCCCCCGCCCGCAGACGTCCCTGACGACCAACGGCATAGGGCTGCGCCGCACCGCCCCCGCCCTCAAGGCGGCCGGCCTCGACCGGGTCAACGTCTCCCTCGACACCCTCCGCCCCGACGTCTTCAAGGCCCTCACCCGCCGCAACCGCCTCCAGGACGTCCTGGACGGCCTGGAAGCTGCCCGCGCGGCCGGCCTCACCCCCGTCAAGGTCAACACCGTCCTCATGCCGGGCCTCAACGACGACGAGGCCCCCGACCTCCTCGCCTGGGCCGTCGACCACGCCTACGAACTCCGCTTCATCGAGCAGATGCCGCTCGACGCCCAGCACGGCTGGACCCGCGACGGCATGGTCACCGCGGGCGACATCCTCACCTCCCTGCGCACCCGCTTCGACCTCACCTCCGAGACCCAGGACGAAC encodes:
- the moaA gene encoding GTP 3',8-cyclase MoaA, whose amino-acid sequence is MLIDTYGRTATDLRVSLTDRCNLRCTYCMPEEGLQWLAKPDLLTDDEIVRLVDIAVRLLGVTEVRFTGGEPLLRPGLTGIVERVAALTPRPQTSLTTNGIGLRRTAPALKAAGLDRVNVSLDTLRPDVFKALTRRNRLQDVLDGLEAARAAGLTPVKVNTVLMPGLNDDEAPDLLAWAVDHAYELRFIEQMPLDAQHGWTRDGMVTAGDILTSLRTRFDLTSETQDERGSAPAERWLVDGGPYKVGVIASVTRPFCAACDRTRLTADGQIRTCLFAREETDLRGALRGDASDEEIAELWRAAMYGKKAGAGLDDPSFVQPQRPMSAIGG
- a CDS encoding solute symporter family protein, encoding MSPMLTTLAAGGAASEHRTLIISLFSAFVLATLVITVWAGRQTKDASDFYAGGRQFTGFQNGLAVAGDYMSAASFLGIAGAIALFGYDGFLYSIGFLVAWLVALLLVAEPLRNSGRYTMGDVLAYRMRQRPVRTAAGTSTIVVSIFYLLAQMAGAGVLVSLLLGITSDTGKIAIVALVGVLMILYVTIGGMKGTTWVQMVKAVLLMAGALLLTFLVMLKFDFNISDLLGTAADNSGKGAAFLEPGLKYGLTGTTKLDFISLGIALVLGTAGLPHILIRFYTVPTAQAARKSVLWAIGLIGAFYLMTLALGFGAAALISNAEITASNKAGNTAAPLLALHLGGVDSNWGAILLASISAVAFATILAVVAGLTLASSSSFAHDIYANVIKKGQASEKEEIRAARWATVGIGAVSILLGALARDLNVAGLVALAFAVAASANLPTILYSLFWKRFTTSGALWSIYGGLISAVGLVLFSPVVSGKATSMFPDVDFHWFPLENPGIISIPVGFLLGIVGTYLSKEEPDKKKYAELEVRSLTGTGAH